GGTCGAGCGCGGCCGTTATAGAATCGGCGTATCGCACTTATACTACGCATGCTTCTACTATCTCCGGGCGTTACTGCTGACAAAAGGCGCCGCGTATCAGTCCCATAAGGGCGTCATCGTCGGGTTCAATTTATTTTTCGTCAAGGAAGGTTTAGCGCCGCGCGATATGGGTGCGTTTTTACGGAAGCTGGGCGACGACCGGCAGGAAGCCGATTACCGGTTCGGGAAATATAAACGCGAAGACGTAGAGGCCAGAATAAAAAAAGCGGACGCGTTCATAGTGTTCGCGGAGGGGTATCTGGAAGAAGCGTTGAAGTAAACGCGAGGCGGTCAAGGCCGCGGTGGAGGCGGCACGAGGTAGCGCTTA
This is a stretch of genomic DNA from bacterium. It encodes these proteins:
- a CDS encoding HEPN domain-containing protein; translation: MNDDTRTDILGNVELARETLAEMRGAVERGRYRIGVSHLYYACFYYLRALLLTKGAAYQSHKGVIVGFNLFFVKEGLAPRDMGAFLRKLGDDRQEADYRFGKYKREDVEARIKKADAFIVFAEGYLEEALK